The genomic DNA ATCAAACAATTGTCAATAGCTGGAGCTCCAATGgtattctgtttgtgttttgtttgtttttcatcactttaccgttttttccacacaaaaaaatcccagactgcattaatagtaataattacaaatatgacaaaaagaaagaagcatCAGTGATCGACAGACAATGTTGTATACTGCATTATCTCCATTTAAATATATTGGTGGAAGAAAGGGAGCCTGTCATGTCTCAGTGGACTGTTTCTGTGATGCGTATCTGCTGCAGAAACTTAGGGATCAAGTCCAAGattaacacaaagaaacaactgCCAAGACAGGACCTGTGAGCAAAGGATGAAAGAATAAATGTTAGACAGCTGCACCAGCTGTACAACACCGGAAATGCATACAAGGATAGGTTTTAAAATTAACCAGGCTCTTCTTAAAGGGAATCATTCAGAGTGGATCTCAACTTCTTATTTACAGGCACACTGTATTCTACTTGATCTATTGTTTAAAAGACAAGGGATAGGCAGCCATCTATTTTATAAACCGATGCTTTTAAATGAAGTAAATGCTgtggaatgtcagtgaaatgttGTTGAAGCTTTTGACATATAGATTGGGATCTAACATTGTGCTTCAGATACTGAAGCCCAGAAATAGTTTAATGAACTGATAACATCTAGTAACATCCAGAACAGCTGGCATTTGAATTTGagaacatttctgacaatttcCCCTGATGAGGAATAATAATGAGGTCCAATGTGGTGTCAGGGATACTCACATTAAAGTAAGGTTCCTAAACCTCCTTTTCATAGGTTCATGTTGTAAGAGATATGTGTTAAATTGTTTTGTATGGACTTGTAATATGCCTTGCATCAGGGCGTAAACAGTACTCTAGGGGGAAGTTTGGCAGGAGAAATGGAAATGCTGTGTATTATTTCATGACAAATCTTGAAGCTTCTCAATATATAAAGAAATAGATTGAGAAATGTCATATAATTTAACCACAATATAAACGTGTACCTGGGCATGAGTTAATAAAAGGATTTAATGTTGTAGGAACACAACAATAGTTTGTTTATAGTTTGAATGCTATAGAAATTCTCATAGTGTTCTGAACCATGAGATTTATCCCtgttattttggcatttttgctttttttagatAAGGATTTTGGAGCTAGATGGGAGCTGTGGGGAAATACATCAGATTTGTCACAAGTGGTGGTTCAGTCTGAAATTGAGTGGCAGATCCAGTGATTAAATTTGCACCCATGTGTTATGCACCCTGACCATACAACTAACAGGTCACCTCTTAATGACTGTTCTTCTGTCCTATTCTCCCTGGAGTTGCCAAACCTCCACATGCACTCATACCTTCATCTATCTATTTCCTTCCGCTGGGATGGGGTCACAGTGGCAGCAAGCTAAACAAGGTATTCTAGACTTCCCTCTTCCCATTAACATTTCTTAGTTCATCCAAGGGGCTCCCAAGGCATTGCCAGGCCGGATGAGGTATTTCATCTCGTCAACATTTTCTGGGTCTTCCCCAGGCCCTCCTCTCATCTGGGTGGTAGTTGCCCAAGAGGTATCCTGTCTGATGCTTGAATCAATTCAGCTGGGTGTTTTTACTGTCAAGGAACAGCAACTCTACTACGAGTTCCCTCCAGATGTCCAAGCCCCTCACGCTATCTCTAATGCTTAGCCACTTTGTGGAGTTTACCCAATCTGGCTTCTTCTATTCTATATTGAACATATATCAACAGGCAAATGCAGTACAGCATTACTGTCCGGTACAACTCACACATTACTGCAGATGTTGACCCAAACCATCATTTTCCAGTCACTCTTGACCGAGGTGCCGAGATTCTTGACGTCCTTTGCTCAGGGCAGCAGTTCATCTGCAGCCCAGAGAGAACCATCCACTAGTTTCCAGCAGCAGGGGGCTATGGCCTCAGACTCCCTTTCCAGCAGTTTCACACTTGACTGCAAACCACTTCAATTTTTGCTGGATGCCTCAAATTGATGAGGCCAatagaaccacatcatctgcataaaGCAGAGATTTAACTCTGAGGCtcccaaaccagacaccctcctcacgCTAGTATTTGGAGACAAGTGGTAACCCTGACTGACTCCAACGCCAGCTAGAAACGTGTTTGACTTCATGTTATTTTAAGGCTGTGCGTCTGCTcaatttccaaaataaataatgaaatcttGGCCTTGAACAGACAGCTCTTAAGCAATGGTTGGTTCATGCATTTATTGAGAACTGTAGAAGTTTTTGTTACAAAACATAGAGACGTCCTGATTGGGAAAtctattttcagttattttgagTTCCAGCATAATAATCAAGAAAATTTTCTTtcaagcaaaatacaaaaatcgTGGATTCCATCTTATGAATATaactaaatacatgttttaaaattatcTTTGGTTTCCCATCAGGTTACACAACCATAATAATAGGATGGATCTCTTTACCTTGGTTGCTTTATGATGTATTCTGGTAGTTAAATGTTTAGAATTGAGTCACTCAACACAActtcaaatatattttaatgctgCTTCATGTTCCATATCCAGATGTGTGCTACCACCACTGATATTCCCGGAAATTCACTGTGACCAATCATTGGCACTCAGAGTCTTATGAGCCTTTTGGTTGCAATGAAGAAAAACCTTTATGAAGGAGATTTTTCATCAGATGTAGAGACCAATCGTCTCCTGAAATACAAGAAAGATTTTCATTTAATAATCTAGAACTGTAACTCTGAATGTTTTGGTGTGGTTCGAATAAAAACCCAGTACCTCCTCTGTTCCACATCCTCAATAGTCTCCGGTAAACGGATGTTTCGTGTCTCAGCTAGAAAAGAAGCTGACAGTGCTGCAGTAAAGGCCACCAGGGCAAAAATAATACTTGGCAGAGGGGCCCACACATCTTCAAGAAGTATCATTAGGGGGGATATAGACACACCTAAACGGGCCATGAAGGAACAGTAACCGAGTCCATTTTGCCTGcgtaacagaaaatacaatgaatttgTTACTGCAGTTCCTTCAAGCCTGAAAATCTCTCAGTTACCAGCAACCTACTGCTTCTGGATAATGGATAAAACATATgtataagaaaaatatgtatttattgacCTCATGACTGTGGGGTAAAGCTCTGAAGTGTACAGAAATATCGTTGTAAAAGATGCTTCCGAGAACATCTTGCCCAAACCTCCCACAGCTGTCCGAAAATTCCCCaaatctgaaaagaaaacattgtaAAGGGCATTTTAACCTCATCTCATGTGATGTTTAATGCTGTGGAATTTGAAAATTAATGACTTAGGGACTGTTCGAGTTTTTACTTTACTctttaatcagaaataaataatgGGAATGCATGCTATTTTTATTCCAATATTGCAATAGGGATTAGTTTGCTCTTTTAAAGAGATGCACAATTGAGCTGAGCATTTACCTTGAGGGATAAACAGGTTGATGCAAATACACAGTCCAGTCAGGATGAGCATTCCAACCTGAGTCAATCTTCGGCCTATTTTGTGTAAAGTGTAAAGGACAAGTAGTTTTCCTGGGATCTCTAATGTGCCGTAGATAAACTGTGTCAGATAAATGTTCACACCGAATCCAGAGACGTTCAGGCTGATTCCATAATAAGTACAGGTCACTCCAAACCTACGAACAGGAGGagagatttgtgtttttttttcactccacACAGTTGCGCCAGAGAAGGATAGTTTCTGATTGGCTAGTCAGTATCTGTAAAGGTTAAAAGTTAAACCACTGTTTTAAACTGTGTGTATAGAAGTGATCTGTAACCAAAGCAATAGTAGTGCATAGCATACCATTCCCCATCATGGGCGCagactgtccaaaatgataagcattttttaaagagGTTGCTCTCAGGATGCACAGCCATAAATGTACAATAGAGTAAACctacatttttgcaatatttgaaAGGCATAACCCTACCACACAATGCCACTAAATAAAGCCAGTGCTCTCATTTTGGGGGTCTTCACAAGGTCCAAAtaggaatattttctgttttccttttctacAAGTATTACTTTGGACAGAACCTGGAGAGTGAAAAGGAAACTTTGATCAGAAAAGGGAGACGTGCTATGTATCAAGTTATGAATAGATACAAGCAGATGATGTAAAGTGTCGTACCTCAGGCATCAGGTCGACCATGAACTCCTCTCTGTTGTTGACTTCTGCACACTTACTGAGGTAAAAATGAGCATCGTTCACTTTTCCATTACTTATCAGCCATCTGGCAGACTCAGGGAGCCACCTGTAACGTAGGTTgatcaggaaaaagaaaaagtttacaCATCAGTCATTCACCTGCTTTATCATAATGTGAAATTCTTCTGCAAATGAGAAAACAGATCATTAAACACAGCAGTGTTGTTGTGATTGTACATGTACTCAtacaaaaatatacttttttaaagttaattgGCAGAAAACTGTTTTGGTTGAAAGTTCAATTATTAATTTCTCCTTACCACCAACAAATTATCGCCACAAGCAGTGGGGTGGTTACAGTGGCAGTCAGGTACCTCCAGTCCCTCACAAAATAGGCCAGAATAGGCAGCACAGCAGTACTAACACTCCAGTCCATGCTCATTAAAACACCAGCTTCTGTTCGATGCTTGATGTCCACCCATTCAATATCTGTGGAgtgtaatttatatttttagatgaTTAATGGCATTAATTGatgttaaaacacaaaaatgattaaaaaaggCCAGCGTTAAGAAGTGTACTGTAATAAAGTCTTGTATAGTTTAGCGTATGCATGGGAACAAAAGTAATAACCGAAAAGCCAgagttgtgtttttcatttcttaaaaaaaatactatctCACAAGCAAAATACGTTGTCCTTGGTGTACAGGCATCTAATGGCACAATGACATTATGCATGTGCAGTGTCACTTTAATACATAGTTGCCTGAGAAACGGTTTCAAGTAGCAAGCCTTGAAACTGTGAAGCATTTAGTGAATCATTTCCTGGTTTGGCCATAAACCATTTCATTGGAGGTTTTCGGTTACAATGATTTAAACACAAAGAGTGTATTACATCAACAAACTTAGCTTTACAAGAGAACTCACTGAGGACCACGCTGATTATACTTATTCCAGAAAGTCCAAGTCCAGTGAAGAACCTCATGGCAGCAAACATGGGGAAACTGTGTGCGAAAGCACTTGCAAATCCAAAGAGGGCAGTTATGATGTAGGACaagagaagcatttttttccgGCCAAACCTGTGAAACAAGATAATTCTAGATAAATCTACAGAGCAGATCATAACAAAAACTGGtgcaaaaacacttcatttgcataaataaatatattacaatGGCcacagggttaaaaaaaaaaaaaaagaaaagtatagTCATGCTGTTCAATGTATAGGTTAAAGTTTTATATAGTCTTAGAAGTGTTAACTTGACAGATTGGAAGTACaacatttgtttctgtctttggtgcACATAAATGCTGAACAACTGGACAGCCAAAGGACCTTTAATGCCCTGTTTATGGAATTTAAAGAGACACAATTTCATTTCTTGACTACAGGTGTTCTTCATCAAATTTGACAATTAGAAAATAGACATCTGACACAGCTGATGCTACAAAACAGCACAGATGCTAACACAGACTGAAGCTGATAGCAATAATTATTCctttgcaaaaaatatttcatgctttattcatttttcatccttcacttatttatattacattaaatgtattttcaaataaatgagTGAAAAGGTGGTGAATGACATGAGAGGTGAAGACATGAACACCTGTCACTAAGGTAGCCAAATATTGCTGCTCCAACCATGACGCCCATGAAGAAAATAGTGGCCGTGGCGCTGTTCACTGGTTTCTTATCACAAACTAGATCCCACTatgaggaaaacacaaacagaaacgtGAAGAATAAAATTGCTTGGGactgattttaatttaattctttGCAAACAGAGAATGATGACACTCTCACCTCCGTGGCCAGAGTAGACTTGAAGGTGGTGGTGTCAAACATCCATCCGTTCTGGCACGGCACCGTGGGAAGGTCAGTTAAGTTGGACGAAGAGTTGAGCAGCAGATGATACTGAGGCTCTGCAAACATTTGGCAGGAGTTAGGGCTCCCATCCTGCTGGACGGGAACACTAACAGCGAGCCTCTCCTCCAGAGATAAATTCCTAAAAAGACCTCCATCATCCAGAGCGCTGATGTCGCAGTGATGAGCGGGAATAGTAGCAATGAAATTATTCAGCAGGAAGTGGAAAGGCAAAGTCATACGAGGAATTACCAGCAAAAAGATTGTCCTTTGTTGGAATCTCCCAAAGCCATTGATTTCTGCCATCACATTGTCAAACTTCATCTTGGAAATATATGGTGCAATACTTGAGTcacagaaaatatcacaaagcACACACGATGTTTGTTAGACAGTGAGCCACAGGCCTTTTTCATACTATTAAATGCTGTTGGTTAATGGTCAGCTAATGGGTgagactgtgtgaatgtgtagtTGTCTGACAAGTAATGTGTattcaaaaaacaaatcattcaCAAAGACTCCATAATACCAAAGCTACACGGCTGTTCCTACTGCAGTGTCCTTAAGCATGGGGCAATTTAACATCTACGTCATACTGAGGATGGTACAATCATCTACATACTGTCTAAAGTTTAAAAACTATGTGCTTGTGGAGGACATTGTTCTTAAATATAATTcatcaacattaaaaccatgcACCTTGTTAGTTAGCTTATAGTTCCCCCTCGTGCCTACAGAAACAACTCCTACCAATTGGGCCATGGACGCACACAGTATTTCCACCGGTGTCTTGTGGTGTCTGGGACCACAATGTTGGCAGTAAATCCATTGAGTTCTGTCAGTTGTAAGATGAGGCCTCCATGAATCTGGTTTGTTCAGGTGCATCCTGCTGACAGTCGAACTGGGATCTGGAATCTGGGTCAGTACCTTGGCTTCCTTGCTGTGTTCCTTTATCTGGTTCTGGGCAGTTTTTGGAGTAGCTGGGTGCACTGTCCTGCTGAGAGAGACCGCTGCTGTTggggactgctgttgccatggggatgTGTGTTTGTAACAACGGTTGGGTGGGTGCTACGTGCCCAGTTAACATCTACATTAATGCCACGACACAAGGTTGCAGCAGAATATTGCATtttaacaagatgatcaatggtATTCCTTCACCTGTTGTTGATTctattgttgtggctgattggtttAAAATTAAACTGTGTCAGCATCCAAATAAATGTGTGGTTGAGGACCATAAAGTTTGCTATGTATATTTAAAGCCGTTAAAGTGAAAGGCAAATTTTATTGTTTAGTTAAAGCATATAAGGTGTAATCATAGTCACATTTTTGGATACTGGTAAATTTGGCCATTTATCCTGTTCTGTAGACACTCCACAGATACTTCCATTTTCTGTATAAAGTTGTATctaaatgatgataataataataagaagaatgaTAACGATGATAATTCTTCTTGTTCttattatgttttgtttatttctgtagctCTATCATGAGGTTGCAATATCTCCGAAACAGATGGATTTTATTAAGTGAAATGCTCAGTCAATTTGATttctattacaaaaaaaaactaacaaactgCATTTATTCTTTTGATAATATTCCACACTAGGCTGCCATCTGATAAATATAACACATTGAAATACATAAATTACCATGAAAGATCACTTAAATGCAacaattttctttaaattgCCAAAAGCGTACCCTTTAGGAGGTTAGGAATATTCTAACcaatgaaaatgtgttgaatgcagcaaataattagaaataaaatgttccTAAAGGATGAATCCAAACATCTTTAATTGATATGATTGCTTTGGAAATACCTGTAAAACTTATATTCCTATGAATTTCATTATCCATACTTTGGGTTAAGTGCTAATCAGTTAATGTTGCAAATGTTAGCAGTCAGCAAAAGAGGTATATCTTACAAATCCACCTCAAGTTCAGTAGAAAATATCACAGTACAGACTGTCTCCCTTCTTTTTATTAACATGTACAGtccattttcattcatttaatgagATTATTCACACAGTATAAGAAGGTATTTAGGAAACTGTCATTCAAACACAACATTGTTGACTGTTATTATGAAAACATGGTAAAACTACTATGTCAAAATCACCTCATCTTCATTAACATCTTTATTAACAGTCACATTGTTAACGAGTGTCACTTTTATTCAGTCTCCTCCATCCTTGTTGATTGTGTCCTGTAATACAGATAAAACCCAGGTTAATGCTTTGAACATCGATTTCTTCAagatacaaaaacatttttttcatttctgacatCAGCAAATGATTAAATTATTCAGGCAGACATTATGTCAGATGTGAAATGTGCTGAAATTATACCTTTGTGTGGTGGACTGGATTATTCTGTAGCAGTAGTGGTTAATCCTTTACTGTGGCTTTAATACTGAATTACATGTTAACACCATCTCCTCGTTACCTTGGTTTCTCAATGTCCTCGATGAATTCTGGCAGGCGGGAGTTTAATGTTTCATGCAGGAGTGAAGCCACTAAACCAGAGCAGACTGCCGCTGCACAGTAGGTGACTGCAGGGAGGAGATACCACACATCTTCCAATAGCATGATGAGTGGGGACATGGACACACCCAGCCGTGCTAAAACCGATGTGTAGCCTAAACCATtctgactgaaaaataaaaacactgaggtTAATGAACGCCTGTTGGACAAGTGGTCAGAACAGCATAAGAGGTCAATGTCTGTGTTTGAATTGGTTACATGAGTTTGCTGTTGACTAACCGTACGACTGTTGGATAGAGTTCAGTAGTGTAGAGGTAAATGATTGTGAATGAGGCCTCCGACATGGCTTTTCCAAGAACTGCAACAGTTGTACGAATCACCGACTGATCTGAGGGAACAAGTTTAAAAAGCTGATTCACGCTTACTGCCAAAACCCCGaatatgcaataaaatgtaatgattacatgaaatgaaaagtgaCCTTTTGAAACAAACATGTTGATGAAGAGACAAAGACCAGTTCCAAGCAGGGCAGTCATCTGGCCAAGCCTTCTACCAATTTTCTCCAGGAAGAAATATATACCAATCTTCATTGGCACTTCAGTGGATGCAAATATGAATTGTGTGAGGTATGGGCTTAGTCCAAACCCGCTGATATTCAGACTTATCCCATAATATGTAAATGCAACTCCATacctgaaaaatgcaaaacaaattcAGACTTTCTACTTTGATCAATTTggtcaaattgacccaaaaGATAATAGGACAGTCAACTTGATACTTACCACACTATACCTGAACATATGGCAAGTTTTCTAATATTTGGAGTCCTGAAAAGATCTACAAAAGTGTACTTTTTATCTC from Amphiprion ocellaris isolate individual 3 ecotype Okinawa chromosome 4, ASM2253959v1, whole genome shotgun sequence includes the following:
- the LOC111575333 gene encoding solute carrier family 22 member 7-like, which gives rise to MKFDNVMAEINGFGRFQQRTIFLLVIPRMTLPFHFLLNNFIATIPAHHCDISALDDGGLFRNLSLEERLAVSVPVQQDGSPNSCQMFAEPQYHLLLNSSSNLTDLPTVPCQNGWMFDTTTFKSTLATEWDLVCDKKPVNSATATIFFMGVMVGAAIFGYLSDRFGRKKMLLLSYIITALFGFASAFAHSFPMFAAMRFFTGLGLSGISIISVVLNIEWVDIKHRTEAGVLMSMDWSVSTAVLPILAYFVRDWRYLTATVTTPLLVAIICWWWLPESARWLISNGKVNDAHFYLSKCAEVNNREEFMVDLMPEVLSKVILVEKENRKYSYLDLVKTPKMRALALFSGIVWFGVTCTYYGISLNVSGFGVNIYLTQFIYGTLEIPGKLLVLYTLHKIGRRLTQVGMLILTGLCICINLFIPQDLGNFRTAVGGLGKMFSEASFTTIFLYTSELYPTVMRQNGLGYCSFMARLGVSISPLMILLEDVWAPLPSIIFALVAFTAALSASFLAETRNIRLPETIEDVEQRRRRLVSTSDEKSPS